Proteins encoded within one genomic window of Camelina sativa cultivar DH55 chromosome 19, Cs, whole genome shotgun sequence:
- the LOC104764686 gene encoding tankyrase-2, whose translation MAVPREGNGLMEEEVVDGDNALFEENGVDYDSDPELPSHIRDLAAAAQSGDVSALRTAIDNLNGRVDEPLEDNDSALHLACLYGHLPCVQLLLERGANMEVKDEDEAIPLHDACAGGYLEIVQLLFSRANGPECVKRMIETADIEGDTPLHHAARGEHVDVVRFLLGSGASPRTENSYGKTADELADINTDARRILEEAI comes from the exons ATGGCTGTTCCAAGAGAAGGCAATGGTTtgatggaagaagaagttgttgacGGAGATAACGCTCTCTTTGAGGAAAACGGCGTTGACTACGACAGCGATCCCGAGCTTCCTTCTCACATCCGTGACTTGGCCGCCGCTGCTCAGTCCGGTGACGTTTCCGCCTTGCGCACTGCCATCG ACAATTTGAATGGGAGAGTCGATGAGCCTCTTGAGGATAATGACTCGGCACTTCACTTGGCATGTTTATATGGTCACCTACCTTGTGTTCAG CTTCTCCTAGAAAGAGGAGCGAATATGGAGgtcaaagatgaagatgaagcaatTCCTCTACATGATGCTTGTGCTGGAG GATACTTGGAAATAGTACAGCTTCTTTTTAGCCGAGCTAATGGTCCTGAATGTGTGAAGAGAATGATCGAAACAGCCGATATAGAAGGTGACACT CCTCTGCATCATGCAGCAAGAGGCGAACATGTTGATGTGGTTAGATTTTTGCTGGGTTCTGGGGCTTCACCAAGGACAGAAAACTCATATGGGAAG ACAGCAGATGAATTAGCTGATATAAACACTGATGCAAGGAGGATCCTCGAAGAAGCTATATAA
- the LOC104767398 gene encoding ras-related protein RABE1e-like, producing MVLFTYKGLKSDTNELRRFVSVLESWNYDRINRFERVFVKHLEASEVNIVDTPTYNFLWRKKYLLRWQLHPARARSDYDYLIGDSGVGKSCLLLRFSDDIFTTSFITTIGIDFKIRTVELDGKRIKLHIWDTAGQERFRTITTAYYRGAMGILLVYDVTDESSFNNIRNWMKNIEQHASDSVNKILVGNKADMDESKRAVPTSKGQALADEYGIKFFETSAKTNQNVEQVFLSIAKDIKQRLTESDTKAEPQGIKITKQDANKASSSSTTEKSACCSYV from the exons ATGGTTTTATTTACATACAAAGGTTTGAAATCTGATACCAATGAATTAAGAAGGTTCGTGTCTGTTTTAGAGTCATGGAATTATGATCGGATTAATAGATTTGAACGAGTTTTCGTTAAGCATTTAGAGGCCTCAGAGGTGAACATAGTGGATACTCCAACGTACAAC TTTCTGTGGAGAAAGAAGTATCTTCTCCGATGGCAGTTGCACCCGGCAAGAGCTCGTTCGGACTATGATTACCTCATCGGCGATAGCG GTGTGGGGAAAAGTTGCTTGTTACTGCGTTTCTCTGATGATATTTTTACCACCAGTTTTATTACCACCATTGg AATCGACTTCAAGATAAGAACAGTCGAACTTGATGGCAAGCGTATCAAATTGCACATATGGGACACTGCTGGACAAGAACGTTTTAGAACTATAACCACAG CATATTACAGAGGAGCTATGGGTATATTACTTGTCTATGATGTAACAGACGAGTCATCCTTCAACA ACATTAGGAACTGGATGAAGAACATTGAGCAGCATGCGTCCGATAGTGTCAACAAAATATTGGTTGGTAACAAAGCCGATATGGATGAAAGCAAAAGG GCTGTCCCAACATCAAAGGGACAAGCTCTGGCTGATGAGTATGGAATCAAGTTCTTTGAGACG AGTGCAAAAACAAACCAGAACGTCGAGCAGGTTTTCCTTTCTATCGCGAAAGACATAAAGCAAAGACTCACAGAAAGCGATACAAAAGCCGAG CCCCAAGGGATCAAGATCACTAAACAAGACGCTAACAAAGCCTCATCGTCTTCTACAACTGAGAAATCAGCTTGCTGCAGTTATGTTTAG
- the LOC104767397 gene encoding putative F-box/kelch-repeat protein At3g43710: MGGPRYKLGRSYDLGQTESCLYVCLTIPSYKSPQQWFTLCQIPNSSKKVLIPVTSPNSPSTYQSDFARVGSSAIGGFIKDDNASSSASIMVMDCRSHTWHEAPSMRVARESPSACVLDGKIYVIGGSKVLDATNWVEVFGTVDETWEFDSSSSPGEKICSGFRYQSVGYDGNVYVKCFERPVTYKLNKVTG; this comes from the exons ATGGGCGGACCTAGGTACAAGCTAGGGAGGTCATATGACCTGG GCCAAACTGAGAGTTGTCTCTATGTGTGCTTAACAATCCCTAGCTACAAGAGCCCACAACAATGGTTCACTCTCTGCCAGATACCAAATAGTTCTAAGAAAGTTTTGATCCCAGTTACATCTCCCAACTCTCCTTCTACGTACCAGTCAGATTTTGCAAGGGTTGGTTCTAGTGCCATTGGCGGATTCATAAAAGATGATAATGCATCATCATCTGCTAGCATCATGGTCATGGACTGTCGTTCTCACACATGGCATGAGGCCCCAAGCATGCGGGTGGCACGAGAGTCTCCTTCTGCTTGCGTCCTTGATGGAAAAATATATGTGATAGGAGGCTCCAAAGTTCTCGATGCAACTAACTGGGTGGAGGTATTCGGTACAGTGGATGAAACTTGGGAGTTTGATTCGTCGTCAAGTCCTGGCGAGAAAATATGTAGCGGTTTTAGGTATCAAAGCGTAGGGTATGATGGAAATGTCTACGTGAAGTGTTTTGAGCGACCGGTGACTTACAAGCTGAATAAAG TCACGGGATGA
- the LOC104764685 gene encoding serine/threonine protein phosphatase 2A 57 kDa regulatory subunit B' beta isoform has protein sequence MLRKIMKGGHRKPSKSEANEPSSYGIGPPAPGSNVVVSHASRGALLNSSPSPVTATPPLGSVEPLPLFRDVPVSERQTLFLRKLQNCCFLFDFTDTVKNAREKEIKRQTLLELVDFIQSGSSKISESCQGEMIKMVSVNIFRCLPPASHENTGQEPADPEEEEPYLEPSWPHLQLVYELLLRYVVSTDTDTKVAKRYIDHSFVLKLLDLFDSEDPREREYLKTILHRIYGKFMVHRPFIRKAINNIFYRFVYETERHSGIGELLEILGSIINGFALPMKEEHKLFLIRVLIPLHKPKPIVVYHQQLSYCIVQFVEKDYKLADTVIRGLLKYWPVTNCAKENLFLGELEEVLEATQPVEFQRCMVPLFQQIGRCLTSSHFQVAERALFLWNNEHIVGLIAQNRSVILPIIYPALEKNIQSHWNQAVHGLTTNIKKMFMEMDPELFEECQRQYEEKQAKSKQVEEQRQYTWKRLAEAAADRDRGGEEDHMITS, from the exons ATGTTAAGGAAAATCATGAAAGGTGGGCATCGAAAGCCCTCTAAATCCGAAGCTAATGAACCTTCTAGTTATGGGATTGGTCCTCCTGCTCCTGGCTCCAATGTCGTTGTTAGTCACGCGTCTCGTGGTGCATTGCTTAATTCGTCTCCGTCTCCTGTGACGGCTACTCCGCCTTTGGGCTCCGTGGAGCCACTCCCTTTGTTCAGAGATGTGCCTGTTTCAGAGAGGCAAACCTTGTTCTTGAGGAAACTTCAGAATTGCTGTTTCCTGTTCGATTTCACTGACACTGTTAAGAACGCCAGAGAGAAGGAGATTAAGAGGCAAACGTTGTTGGAGCTGGTTGATTTTATACAGTCTGGGTCTAGTAAGATCTCTGAGTCGTGTCAGGGAGAAATGATTAAGATGGTTTCTGTTAATATATTCCGGTGTCTCCCTCCAGCTTCACATGAGAATACGGGCCAAGAGCCTGCAGATCCTGAGGAAGAGGAACCTTATTTGGAACCTTCTTGGCCTCATTTGCAGCTGGTTTACGAGTTGCTGCTGAGATATGTTGTTTCGACTGACACGGATACAAAGGTGGCTAAACGGTATATCGACCATTCTTTTGTGTTGAAGTTGCTTGACTTGTTTGATTCTGAGGACCCGAGAGAGAGGGAGTATTTGAAAACGATTCTTCATAGGATTTATGGCAAGTTTATGGTTCACAGGCCCTTTATTAGGAAAGCAATCAACAACATATTCTATAGGTTTGTTTATGAGACAGAGAGACACAGTGGGATTGGGGAACTCTTGGAGATTCTAGGTAGTATCATTAACGGGTTTGCGTTGCCTATGAAGGAGGAGCACAAGTTATTCTTAATCAGGGTCTTGATACCTTTGCATAAGCCAAAACCAATTGTTGTGTATCATCAGCAGTTATCTTATTGCATCGTTCAGTTTGTGGAGAAAGATTATAAGCTTGCGGATACAGTAATCAGGGGTTTATTAAAGTATTGGCCCGTGACAAACTGCGCGAAGGAGAATCTCTTCCTTGGAGAACTTGAAGAAGTTCTTGAGGCAACACAGCCTGTCGAGTTCCAGCGTTGCATGGTTCCGTTATTCCAACAGATTGGTCGCTGCCTCACGAGCTCTCACTTTCAG GTTGCAGAACGGGCACTGTTCTTGTGGAACAACGAGCACATTGTGGGTCTAATCGCGCAGAACCGAAGCGTGATCCTTCCAATCATATACCCTGCACTGGAGAAGAACATCCAGTCTCACTGGAACCAAGCAGTTCATGGTCTAACCACAAATATCAAGAAAATGTTCATGGAGATGGATCCTGAACTCTTTGAAGAATGCCAGAGGCAGTatgaagagaaacaagcaaaatcTAAACAAGTGGAAGAACAACGGCAATATACATGGAAGAGATTAGCAGAAGCAGCGGCGGATCgagacagaggaggagaagaagatcataTGATCACTTCCTAG
- the LOC104764687 gene encoding ras-related protein RABC2b, which translates to MGSSSSGQSGYDLSFKILLIGDSGVGKSSLLLSFISSSVEDLAPTIGVDFKIKQMKVRGKRLKLTIWDTAGQEKFRTLTSSYFRGSQGIILVYDVTKRETFLNLADVWAKEIELYSTNHDCIKMLVGNKVDRESERKVSREEGMNLAKELKCLFHECSARTRENVNQCFEELALKIMEVPSLLEEGSSSVKRKPDYRAHQGRCCSS; encoded by the exons AtgggatcttcttcttcagggcAAAGTGGATATGATCTATCTTTCAAGATCTTGTTGATTGGGGATTCTGGTGTTGGTAAAAGTAGCTTGCTTCTCAGCTTCATTTCCAGCTCTGTCGAAGATCTTGCTCCCACCATTG GTGTTGATTTTAAGATCAAACAGATGAAAGTAAGAGGGAAAAGGCTGAAACTTACTATCTGGGACACTG CTGGACAAGAAAAGTTCAGGACATTGACAAGTTCTTATTTCAGAGGCTCCCAAGGAATCATTCTTG TTTATGATGTGACGAAAAGAGAGACATTTTTGAACTTAGCAGATGTTTGGGCTAAAGAGATTGAGCTATACTCGACTAACCATGACTGCATTAAGATGCTCGTTGGAAACAAAGTTGATAGA GAATCTGAGAGGAAGGTTAGCCGGGAAGAAGGAATGAATCTAGCGAAAGAACTCAAGTGTTTGTTTCATGAATGTAGCGCAAGAACCAGAGAAAACGTGAACCAATGCTTCGAAGAGCTTGCTTTGAAG ATAATGGAGGTACCTAGTCTTTTGGAAGAAGGATCAAGCTCTGTCAAGAGAAAACCGGATTATCGAGCTCATCAAGGCCGCTGTTGCAGCTCGTGA